The proteins below come from a single Zonotrichia leucophrys gambelii isolate GWCS_2022_RI chromosome 3, RI_Zleu_2.0, whole genome shotgun sequence genomic window:
- the ACYP2 gene encoding acylphosphatase-2 isoform X2, whose translation MFPSAAVGRSLLTLGALFGVPWPAPFSREAAAWAVSLSLSRSRPGAACPRSTGGCRSGSSFAAAMSAPAKVSGALKSVDYEVFGRVQGVCFRMYTEQEAKKLGVVGWVKNTSQGTVTGQVQGPEERVNEIVILMTNEKKQILNW comes from the exons ATGTTTCCCTCTGCCGCTGTCGGCCGTTCGCTCCTCACACTCGGGGCTCTCTTCGGGGTGCCGTGGCCCGCCCCATTTTCACGTGAGGCGGCCGCTTGGGCGGTAAGCTTGAGCCTCTCGCGCTCCCGTCCGGGCGCCGCTTGTCCGCGAAGCACCGGCGGCTGCCGCAGCGGCTCTTCCTTCGCTGCTGCCATGTCCGCCCCGGCCAAAGTCTCCGGCGCACTCAAATCCGTGGATTACGAAGTGTTCGGGCGGGTGCAAG gtgTTTGTTTCAGGATG TACACAGAACAGGAAGCCAAGAAATTAGGAGTGGTTGGCTGGGTGAAAAATACCAGCCAAGGAACTGTGACAGGCCAAGTTCAGGGCCCAGAAGAGAGAGTGAATGAAAT TGTGATACTGATgacaaatgagaaaaagcagatCCTGAATTGGTGA